From Nocardioides faecalis:
TCAACACCTCGATCGTCGCGCTCATCCCGCTCGGCGCGATCCTCTACGTGACCGCCGTGCAGCTCGGCGCCAGCTCGCTGCAGGACCTGGCCCTGGCGCAGTTCGTCGGCATGGCGGTGGGCGTGTACTCCTCGGTCATGCTCGCGCCGCGGATCCTGGTGCAGATGAAGATGCGCGAGTCCGAGACCCAGCTCCAGGCGCGTCGTGCGCGGGCCAAGAAGCGGGCTCTGGCCGACCGGTACGCCATGGTCCCGGCCGCCGTGGACGAGTCCCCGGTCGGTCCGGTGGTGGACTTCGAGGACGCCGCGGAGCTGCAGGAGCTCGAGGACGGCGACGACGACGCCGAGTACGAAGACGTGCCGTCGCGTCGCGCCGGCACGCCCAACACGGATGCGCTCGGCAAGGGGCGGGTGCTGCCGGCCAGCTCCCGTCCGGTCGCCGAGCGCGGCTCGGGCCGGGCGCAGCCGGTGCGTCAGCCGCGCTCCAAGCGCGGCAAGAAGTGACCGTCATGTCGTCTCGCGTCGACGCGTTGAGCCGCGCCAGCGAGGCGCTGCAGCGCCTGGTCCGCGACATCCCCGACTTCCCCGAGCCGGGGGTGGTGTTCAAGGACATCACCCCGCTGCTCGCCGACCCCGACGGCTTCGCCGCCGTCGTGGAGGGGCTGGCGCAGGCCGGGCGGGACGCCGACGGTGCGGTCGTGGTGGACAAGGTCGTCGGCATGGAGGCTCGTGGCTTCATCCTCGCCGCCCCCGTCGCGCTGGCGCTCGGCGTCGGCTTCGTGCCCGTCCGCAAGGCGGGCAAGCTGCCGCACGACACCCACCAGGCCACCTACGACCTGGAGTACGGCTCGGCCGTCATCGAGCTGCACCGCGACAGCCTGCAGGCCGGGGAGCGGGTGCTGTTGCTCGACGACGTGCTGGCGACCGGTGGCACCGCCCGTGCCGCCGCCGACCTGGTCGGCCGCTGCGGCGCCGTACCGGTGGGGCTGGCCGTGCTCATCGAGCTGGGCTTCCTGCCCGGACGCGCCACGGTCGGCGACCTGCCGGTGTCGGCGCTGCTCACCGTGTGAGTCCCAATAGACTGATGGAATGACCGAGGAGCGCACCCCACCCGTGTCGCGGGAAGCCGTGCCGACGTCGGTCGAGCCCGCCACCGGCCGCAGCATGCGGGCCCGGCTCGCCCGGATGGGCGGTCGCACCCAGACCGTCAACCCGGTGCTGGAGCCGCTCTTCCGCGCCGTACGGGCCAACCACCCGAAGGCGGACCTGGCGCTGCTGGAGCGCGCCTACGTGCTCGCCGAGCGGCTGCACGCCGACCAGAAGCGCAAGAGCGGCGACCCGTACATCACCCACCCGCTGGCGGTGACCACCATCCTGGCCGGCATCGGGATGACCGAGTCGACCCTGGTGGCGGCGCTGCTGCACGACACCGTCGAGGACACGCCGTACACCCTCGAGGAGTGCCGCAACGACTTCGGTGACGAGGTCGCCCGGCTCGTCGACGGGGTGACCAAGCTCGACAAGGTGCAGTACGGCGACTCCGCCGACGCCGAGACGATCCGCAAGATGATCGTGGCGATGTCGCGCGACATCCGGGTGCTGGTGATCAAGCTCGCCGACCGGCTGCACAACATGCGCACCCTGCGCTTCGTCAAGCAGTCCACCCAGGAGCGCAAGGCACGCGAGACGCTCGACATCTACGCTCCGCTGGCCCACCGCCTGGGCATGAACACGATCAAGTGGGAGCTCGAGGACCTCGCGTTCGCGGCGCTGCACCCCAAGATCTACGACGAGATCGTGCGGATGGTGGCCGAGCGCGCGCCGTCGCGCGACTCGTTCCTGGCCGAGGTGATCACCCAGGTCGAGAAGGACCTGCGCGAGGCCAAGATCAAGGCCACCGTCACCGGCCGGCCCAAGCACTACTACTCGATCTACCAGAAGATGATCGTCGGCGGCCGCGAGTTCTCCGACATCTACGACCTGGTCGGTATCCGCATCCTCGTCGAGGAGGACCGCGACTGCTACGGCGTCCTCGGTGTGCTGCACTCGCGCTGGAACCCCGTGCTCGGGCGGTTCAAGGACTACGTCGCGATGCCGAAGTTCAACATGTACCAGTCGCTGCACACCACCGTGATCGGCCCGCAGGGCAAGCCGGTGGAGATGCAGATCCGGACCTTCGCGATGCACCGCCGCGCCGAGTACGGCGTCGCGGCGCACTGGAAGTACAAGGAGGACGGCCGCGCCGGTCACGACACCGACAAGCGCGCCGACCCCGACGACATGAGCTGGGTCCGCCAGCTGCTGGACTGGCAGAGCGAGGTCGAGGACCCGGGCGAGTTCCTGGAGTCGCTGCGCTTCGAGATCAACCAGACCGAGACCTACGTCTTCACCCCGCGCGGCGACGTGATCGCGCTGCCCTCCGGCTCCACCCCGGTCGACTTCGCCTACGCGGTGCACACCGAGGTCGGCAACCGCACGATCGGCGCCCGCGTCAACGGCCGCCTGGTGCCGTTGGAGTCGAGGCTGGAGAACGGCGACGTGGTGGAGGTGTTCACCTCCAAGGCCGAGGGCGCCGGTC
This genomic window contains:
- a CDS encoding adenine phosphoribosyltransferase; translated protein: MSRASEALQRLVRDIPDFPEPGVVFKDITPLLADPDGFAAVVEGLAQAGRDADGAVVVDKVVGMEARGFILAAPVALALGVGFVPVRKAGKLPHDTHQATYDLEYGSAVIELHRDSLQAGERVLLLDDVLATGGTARAAADLVGRCGAVPVGLAVLIELGFLPGRATVGDLPVSALLTV
- a CDS encoding RelA/SpoT family protein produces the protein MRARLARMGGRTQTVNPVLEPLFRAVRANHPKADLALLERAYVLAERLHADQKRKSGDPYITHPLAVTTILAGIGMTESTLVAALLHDTVEDTPYTLEECRNDFGDEVARLVDGVTKLDKVQYGDSADAETIRKMIVAMSRDIRVLVIKLADRLHNMRTLRFVKQSTQERKARETLDIYAPLAHRLGMNTIKWELEDLAFAALHPKIYDEIVRMVAERAPSRDSFLAEVITQVEKDLREAKIKATVTGRPKHYYSIYQKMIVGGREFSDIYDLVGIRILVEEDRDCYGVLGVLHSRWNPVLGRFKDYVAMPKFNMYQSLHTTVIGPQGKPVEMQIRTFAMHRRAEYGVAAHWKYKEDGRAGHDTDKRADPDDMSWVRQLLDWQSEVEDPGEFLESLRFEINQTETYVFTPRGDVIALPSGSTPVDFAYAVHTEVGNRTIGARVNGRLVPLESRLENGDVVEVFTSKAEGAGPSRDWLNFVKSPRARSKIRQFFTKERREEAIERGKDEIGKLMRKEGLPLKRLLTHDSLSLVAEAFRLADVTALYAAVGESNLSAQAVVRKVIELHGGDDGAQEDLAEAVTITGRGRRTGRSTSGDSGVVVTGSPDVWVKLAKCCTPVPPDPILGFVTKGGGVSVHRKDCTNAASLLSQPEKLVDVEWAPTGHSTFLVNIQVEALDRSRLLSDITMALSDAHVNILSANLTTSRDRVAKSRFTFEMGDAKHLDTVLTAVRGVPGVFDAYRVTS